A stretch of Bacillus pseudomycoides DNA encodes these proteins:
- a CDS encoding MFS transporter yields MFDLGTHVSVLYLSRMLGGISAAFIMPGVTAYVADITSVQERSKAMGYISAAISTDFIIGPGIGGFIAEYGVRMPFFFAAAIAFLACISSIFILKEPLTKEQLAGISANTKQTNFISDLKRSLNPLYFIAFVLAFGLSAYETVFSLFSDHKFSFTPKDIAAIITISSIFGVVVQIFMFGKMVDILGEKKLIQLCLITGAILAVASTVISGFLAVLAVTCFIRH; encoded by the coding sequence ATCTTTGATTTAGGCACGCATGTATCGGTGCTTTATCTATCGAGGATGTTAGGGGGAATTAGTGCCGCCTTTATTATGCCAGGTGTTACTGCATATGTTGCAGATATTACATCAGTTCAGGAACGGTCAAAAGCGATGGGCTATATTTCTGCCGCCATTAGTACTGATTTTATTATAGGACCTGGTATTGGAGGCTTTATTGCAGAATACGGTGTACGCATGCCCTTCTTCTTTGCGGCAGCCATTGCCTTTTTAGCATGCATTTCATCAATATTTATTTTAAAAGAGCCGCTAACAAAGGAACAGCTTGCAGGAATTTCTGCTAATACAAAGCAAACAAACTTTATAAGCGATTTAAAAAGATCACTTAATCCGCTTTATTTTATTGCATTTGTACTCGCTTTCGGTTTGTCAGCATATGAAACTGTTTTTAGCCTATTTTCTGATCATAAATTCAGCTTCACGCCGAAGGACATTGCAGCCATTATTACAATAAGTTCAATTTTCGGCGTTGTTGTACAAATATTTATGTTTGGGAAAATGGTAGATATACTCGGTGAAAAGAAATTGATCCAATTATGTTTAATTACAGGTGCAATATTGGCGGTTGCGTCCACTGTGATCTCTGGCTTTTTGGCAGTGCTGGCGGTAACTTGCTTCATCCGGCATTGA
- a CDS encoding GntR family transcriptional regulator, whose amino-acid sequence MRILLSNKSKSPIYQQIIDQIILQVSNGTLKEDDALPSMRSLARDLKVSVITSKRAYEELEKAGYIYSIVGKGSFVAKQTKQTKKQQVDEPSDPIREKFSTIVRESKAKHLLRDELIQIINRIYEEE is encoded by the coding sequence ATGAGAATCTTACTATCTAATAAGTCTAAGTCTCCTATTTATCAACAAATCATTGACCAAATTATATTACAAGTATCAAATGGGACATTGAAAGAAGATGACGCATTACCTTCCATGCGCTCATTAGCTAGGGACTTGAAGGTAAGTGTTATTACTTCAAAAAGAGCATACGAAGAACTTGAAAAAGCAGGTTACATTTACTCTATAGTGGGGAAAGGCTCATTTGTTGCAAAACAAACAAAACAAACAAAAAAACAACAAGTAGATGAACCAAGTGATCCAATACGTGAAAAGTTTAGTACAATCGTTCGAGAGAGTAAGGCTAAGCATTTATTAAGGGATGAGTTAATACAGATTATTAATCGTATTTATGAGGAGGAATAG
- a CDS encoding IS3 family transposase (programmed frameshift) — protein MAKYSLETKLAAVHAYLNGVESFKIISQKQDVTITQLKKWVAKFQEHGLKGLQKTYTNYSAEFKMNVLNYINETGASVEEATTFFNVGNSSTVWKWKELFDTQGIDALQLKTKERPSMKNEQKKNQFVEGSEEALLAEVERLRMENAYLKKLPCLNSRKGKITEKDKAKIIYELRHEFKVIDLIKVADIPCSTYYYWVKRMNRPDKYSEVKEMIKQIFDEHKGRYGYRRITLALRNCGILLNHKTVRCLMSEMNLKSLVRMKKYRSYCGKVGKTAPNILKRDFKATRPNEKWVTDVTEFHLHGEKLYLSPILDLYNREIIAFNVEKRPVYPLVSKMLDKAFEHLKADDSPILHSDQGWHYQMKKYQHTLKERGITQSMSRKGNCLDNAVIENFFGLLKSELLYLQEFQSMEHFTLELEKYIHYYNNDRIKTKLKGMSPVQYRIHSSQVA, from the exons ATGGCTAAATATTCTTTAGAAACTAAATTAGCTGCCGTTCATGCATATTTGAATGGGGTAGAATCATTTAAAATAATATCTCAAAAACAAGATGTAACGATAACACAACTCAAAAAATGGGTGGCTAAGTTTCAGGAACATGGATTGAAAGGTCTTCAAAAAACATATACAAATTACTCGGCTGAGTTTAAAATGAACGTACTTAATTATATAAATGAGACAGGAGCGTCCGTTGAAGAAGCTACTACATTTTTTAATGTTGGTAATTCTAGCACAGTATGGAAGTGGAAGGAATTATTTGATACACAAGGAATTGACGCTCTTCAATTAAAGACAAAGGAGCGTCCATCCATGAAAAATGAACAAAAGAAAAATCAATTCGTAGAAGGATCAGAAGAAGCATTACTAGCTGAAGTTGAACGATTGCGTATGGAGAATGCGTATTTAAAAAAGTTAC CATGCCTTAATTCAAGAAAAGGAAAAATCACAGAGAAAGACAAAGCGAAAATAATCTACGAGTTAAGGCACGAATTTAAAGTTATTGACTTAATCAAAGTCGCTGATATCCCGTGCAGTACCTATTACTACTGGGTGAAACGAATGAACCGCCCAGATAAATATAGCGAAGTCAAAGAAATGATCAAACAGATTTTTGACGAACACAAAGGACGATATGGTTACCGTCGTATCACATTGGCATTACGTAATTGTGGTATCTTACTAAATCATAAAACAGTTCGTTGCTTAATGAGTGAGATGAATTTGAAATCACTTGTCCGTATGAAGAAATATCGTTCTTATTGTGGGAAAGTTGGTAAAACCGCACCAAATATTTTAAAGCGTGATTTTAAAGCGACTAGGCCAAATGAAAAATGGGTAACGGATGTAACAGAATTCCACTTACACGGTGAAAAGCTATATTTATCACCAATACTTGATCTATATAACAGGGAAATTATTGCGTTTAACGTAGAGAAACGTCCTGTTTATCCATTAGTTTCAAAGATGTTGGATAAAGCTTTTGAACATTTAAAGGCTGACGATTCACCCATCCTCCACTCTGATCAAGGATGGCATTATCAAATGAAGAAATATCAACACACATTAAAAGAACGAGGGATTACACAAAGTATGTCCCGTAAAGGAAACTGTTTAGATAACGCAGTCATAGAGAATTTCTTTGGCTTATTAAAGTCTGAATTACTCTATTTACAAGAATTCCAAAGCATGGAACACTTTACATTGGAACTGGAAAAATATATTCATTACTACAATAACGATCGAATCAAAACAAAATTAAAAGGAATGAGTCCTGTACAATACAGAATTCATTCCTCACAAGTTGCTTAA
- the pssA gene encoding CDP-diacylglycerol--serine O-phosphatidyltransferase — protein sequence MNSTYTSLGNIVGGILFDVNVHYPYLFAGMFLDFFDGVAARKLNAVSDIGKELDSFADLITFGVAPSMLAYNVALHSIPFIGILCTLVYGICGAIRLSRFNIHQIEFPTFIGMPIPFAGICLVILSFMNNSIVLALGTCGLSYLMVSKIKFPHFKRLTVENSEMRRWK from the coding sequence ATGAACTCAACCTATACAAGCTTAGGTAATATTGTCGGCGGAATACTATTTGACGTAAACGTCCACTATCCTTATCTTTTCGCTGGTATGTTTCTTGACTTTTTTGACGGCGTGGCCGCACGTAAGCTAAATGCCGTTTCGGATATTGGGAAGGAACTTGATTCTTTTGCTGATTTGATCACGTTTGGTGTGGCTCCGTCTATGCTCGCTTACAATGTAGCATTGCATAGTATTCCGTTTATTGGGATTTTGTGTACGCTGGTATATGGCATTTGCGGAGCGATTCGCCTTTCCAGATTTAATATTCATCAAATCGAGTTTCCGACATTCATTGGAATGCCGATTCCATTCGCGGGAATATGTCTTGTTATATTAAGTTTCATGAATAACTCAATCGTATTAGCACTAGGCACATGTGGGCTTTCTTATTTGATGGTGAGCAAAATTAAGTTTCCACATTTTAAAAGACTTACGGTTGAAAATTCAGAGATGAGAAGATGGAAATAA
- a CDS encoding ABC transporter permease has protein sequence MVALLQLIRPSAFRAVKAFNQNVLTAQFQQITYETKQFDLKDEYHISDSTFIPKRKGVYAITAGAAFLASFPFDTPRTITMLIRVNDIDIIKEDHYFVPKLVGRPHAVKVSTILQLTKRDKVQVWTIISQGNMTILNNEGTHFEAARFSSP, from the coding sequence ATGGTAGCTTTACTACAATTAATTAGACCATCCGCATTTAGAGCTGTAAAAGCATTTAACCAGAATGTGCTTACAGCACAATTTCAACAGATTACGTATGAAACGAAACAATTTGATTTAAAAGATGAGTATCATATATCCGATTCAACCTTTATTCCTAAAAGAAAAGGAGTATATGCTATTACTGCAGGTGCAGCATTTCTTGCTAGTTTTCCTTTTGATACTCCTCGTACTATAACAATGTTAATACGTGTAAATGATATTGATATTATTAAAGAAGATCACTACTTTGTGCCAAAATTAGTTGGACGACCTCATGCCGTAAAAGTAAGTACTATTCTACAATTAACTAAAAGGGATAAAGTTCAAGTATGGACGATTATTAGCCAAGGAAATATGACTATTTTGAATAACGAAGGAACACATTTTGAAGCGGCCAGATTTTCATCTCCATAA